The following coding sequences lie in one Kingella potus genomic window:
- a CDS encoding HindIII family type II restriction endonuclease — MLDKLLNLIYSAAKLPFAQASMQLDKEISSLSKKDFIALLNHIGIIPESIEHDSTEEKLFSKASDSVLARAFREIGLRATVLDERGDSADVVVKSNIYEYELVADAKAFRLSRTAKNQKDFKVNALSGWRKDRDFAVLASPYFQYPNTRSQIYKQAIDHNVCLLTWEHLSFLIEQNITETIERNLSDLWDYSAIYAKECLSSETKRCFIPKFNDYFAQFLEIEADKFETYLQKQKERIAQQGKVEIAFWQEEEQKIRAFSREKAIEELLKTKKITNKISTIKQYIAGLFI; from the coding sequence ATGCTCGATAAACTACTTAACCTAATTTATTCAGCAGCTAAATTGCCTTTTGCTCAGGCTTCTATGCAATTGGATAAAGAAATTTCCAGCTTATCTAAGAAAGATTTTATTGCACTACTCAATCATATTGGCATTATTCCTGAAAGCATTGAGCATGACTCAACAGAAGAGAAGTTATTTTCCAAGGCTTCTGATTCGGTTTTGGCTCGGGCATTTCGCGAAATTGGATTGCGAGCAACAGTATTGGATGAAAGAGGAGACTCTGCTGATGTTGTTGTTAAGTCTAATATTTATGAATATGAATTGGTTGCAGATGCCAAGGCGTTTCGTTTAAGCCGTACTGCTAAAAATCAAAAAGACTTTAAAGTAAATGCTTTATCAGGCTGGCGTAAGGATCGGGATTTTGCTGTATTGGCTTCACCTTATTTCCAATATCCAAATACTAGAAGTCAAATTTATAAGCAGGCAATAGATCATAATGTCTGTTTATTAACATGGGAACATTTATCTTTCTTGATTGAGCAAAATATTACCGAAACAATTGAGCGTAATTTATCTGATTTATGGGATTATTCTGCAATTTATGCAAAAGAATGCCTTTCCTCTGAAACCAAACGTTGTTTTATCCCTAAATTTAATGATTACTTCGCTCAATTTTTAGAGATTGAAGCGGATAAATTTGAAACTTATTTACAGAAACAAAAAGAACGGATTGCCCAGCAGGGTAAAGTAGAAATTGCGTTTTGGCAGGAAGAAGAACAGAAAATTCGGGCATTTTCCCGTGAAAAGGCAATTGAAGAATTGCTTAAAACTAAAAAAATCACTAATAAAATCAGCACAATTAAGCAATATATTGCAGGTCTTTTTATATGA
- a CDS encoding DNA-methyltransferase has product MKNQIILGDSISEIKKIGDESIHAIISDIPYGIGYDDWDVLHNNTNSALGGVSKAQENAGAIFKRRGKPLNGWSEADKKIPLEYQQWCESWAGDWLRVLKPGASCFIFAGRRYAHRCISALENAGFTFKDMISWEKNKAPHRAQRVSAVFERRNDEENSEKWQGWRVANLRPVFEPILWFQKPYKTGGTLTDNILEYELGAWNEEAIKKYALGDMLSSANVFKVETNKNDNGLHVTQKPLKLMELLIELVTLENQIVLDPFAGSGTTCVAAQNLGRRYIGIEIDPNYVDIINTRLVKHTVNEVFSRQNCTNAHDQITLYL; this is encoded by the coding sequence ATGAAAAATCAAATTATTCTAGGTGACTCTATCAGTGAAATAAAAAAGATTGGTGATGAAAGTATACATGCCATTATTTCCGATATTCCTTACGGTATAGGCTACGATGACTGGGATGTATTGCACAATAACACCAATTCTGCCTTAGGTGGAGTTTCCAAAGCGCAAGAAAATGCAGGAGCAATTTTCAAACGGCGTGGGAAACCGCTAAACGGTTGGAGCGAAGCTGATAAAAAAATTCCGCTTGAATACCAACAATGGTGTGAATCTTGGGCTGGTGATTGGTTAAGAGTGCTTAAACCTGGTGCAAGCTGTTTTATTTTTGCAGGTAGACGCTATGCACACCGTTGTATCAGCGCATTGGAAAATGCAGGATTTACTTTTAAGGATATGATTTCGTGGGAAAAGAATAAAGCCCCACACCGTGCACAGCGGGTCTCTGCTGTATTTGAACGTAGAAATGATGAAGAAAACAGCGAAAAATGGCAAGGTTGGCGAGTAGCTAATCTGCGCCCTGTATTTGAACCGATTTTATGGTTTCAAAAACCTTATAAAACAGGTGGTACGCTGACTGATAATATTTTGGAGTATGAATTAGGGGCGTGGAACGAAGAGGCAATAAAAAAATATGCATTGGGTGATATGCTATCATCAGCCAATGTTTTTAAAGTGGAGACCAATAAAAACGACAATGGGTTGCATGTTACTCAAAAACCTTTAAAATTAATGGAATTGTTGATTGAATTAGTCACCCTTGAAAATCAGATCGTACTTGATCCATTTGCGGGTTCGGGAACAACTTGTGTTGCCGCTCAAAATTTGGGTAGACGTTATATTGGGATTGAGATTGACCCGAACTATGTAGATATAATTAACACAAGGTTGGTAAAACATACCGTTAATGAAGTTTTCTCACGTCAAAACTGCACCAATGCTCATGACCAAATCACTTTGTATTTGTAG
- a CDS encoding formylglycine-generating enzyme family protein — protein MKKSLLLLAVLSVQTAFAAPNVITAGEMKFVEIPAGEFVMGSSESDADRREQPAHRERIAKPFYIGQFEVTQADWQRVMGENPYNRDRSNPYYTLPGMAARITKPSHPATVSWNDAQEFIAKLNAIDKTYRYRLPSEAEWEYVARAGTTSRYFFGNSMKDLDKYAWHGGNFATGGTHPVGEKQPNPWGVYDIYGNAWEWVADAYRPDYQSAATRQKTVRGGSWHSTADGWHSAWRKPYDADYRGISIGFRLVAERR, from the coding sequence ATGAAAAAATCACTGCTTTTACTCGCCGTCTTATCCGTTCAGACGGCCTTTGCCGCGCCCAATGTGATCACCGCAGGCGAGATGAAATTTGTAGAAATCCCCGCCGGCGAATTTGTCATGGGCTCAAGCGAAAGCGACGCAGACCGCCGCGAACAGCCCGCCCACCGCGAGCGTATCGCCAAGCCGTTTTACATCGGCCAGTTTGAAGTTACCCAAGCCGACTGGCAGCGGGTGATGGGCGAAAATCCGTACAACCGCGACCGCTCCAACCCCTATTACACCCTGCCCGGCATGGCGGCACGCATCACCAAGCCCAGCCACCCCGCCACCGTCTCGTGGAACGACGCACAGGAGTTTATCGCTAAGCTCAATGCCATCGACAAAACCTACCGCTACCGCCTGCCCAGCGAAGCCGAATGGGAATACGTGGCACGGGCAGGCACGACCAGCCGTTATTTCTTCGGCAACAGCATGAAAGATTTGGACAAATACGCATGGCACGGCGGCAACTTCGCCACCGGCGGCACGCACCCCGTCGGAGAGAAACAGCCGAATCCGTGGGGCGTGTACGACATCTACGGCAACGCTTGGGAATGGGTAGCGGACGCATACCGCCCCGACTACCAATCCGCCGCCACTAGGCAAAAAACCGTACGCGGCGGCAGTTGGCACAGCACCGCCGACGGCTGGCACAGCGCATGGCGCAAGCCCTATGACGCAGATTATCGCGGCATCAGTATCGGATTCAGATTAGTGGCAGAGCGGAGGTAA
- a CDS encoding nuclear transport factor 2 family protein, producing the protein MTLSLQQINDRFELKHLVDHFSNLADVKDVDAQLPLFTIEAQVTTYIKGELFAEAKGRAAIGEVFKAYLAQFHTVYHLNGQQTVEFTGEDSAEGITYCQVALVADKDGQDEMLTHYVRYQDSYARVGGKWQIAKRVAEFLYSETRTTSR; encoded by the coding sequence ATGACTTTATCCCTGCAACAAATCAACGACCGCTTTGAACTCAAACACTTGGTAGATCATTTCTCCAACTTGGCGGACGTGAAAGACGTGGACGCGCAACTGCCGCTGTTTACCATCGAGGCACAAGTTACCACCTACATCAAAGGCGAACTGTTCGCCGAAGCCAAAGGACGCGCCGCCATTGGCGAAGTGTTCAAAGCCTATCTGGCGCAGTTTCACACCGTGTATCACTTAAACGGGCAGCAAACCGTTGAATTTACGGGCGAAGACAGCGCAGAAGGCATTACTTACTGCCAAGTGGCGCTGGTTGCCGACAAAGACGGACAGGACGAAATGCTCACCCATTATGTGCGCTATCAGGACAGCTACGCCCGCGTAGGCGGCAAGTGGCAGATTGCCAAGCGCGTGGCGGAATTTTTGTACAGCGAAACCCGAACCACCAGCCGATAA
- a CDS encoding NAD(P)H-binding protein: MKNILIIGANGSLARAVIAIAEQNPDLHLTLFARRLKNTAQSHRTFAGDALNVADLTAAMAGIDIVYVNLAGDLGKMGENIIAAMKAANVRRVIAVSSIGIYDEPLRPVLRPYRALADIIETSGLDYTILRPDWFTDADEVDYQLTPKGQPETGGAVSRKSIADFVCRVFDKPELWVGENLNISKV, encoded by the coding sequence ATGAAAAACATCCTCATCATCGGCGCAAACGGCTCATTAGCCCGCGCAGTCATCGCCATCGCCGAACAAAATCCCGATTTACACCTGACCCTGTTTGCACGCCGTCTGAAAAACACCGCCCAAAGCCACCGCACTTTTGCTGGCGACGCTCTGAACGTAGCGGATTTGACCGCCGCCATGGCAGGAATTGACATCGTGTACGTCAACTTGGCGGGCGATTTGGGCAAAATGGGCGAAAACATCATCGCCGCCATGAAAGCCGCAAACGTACGCCGTGTGATCGCCGTGTCGTCCATCGGCATTTATGATGAGCCGCTACGCCCCGTGCTACGCCCGTATCGTGCATTGGCAGACATTATTGAAACGTCAGGCTTGGATTACACCATCCTCCGCCCCGACTGGTTCACCGACGCGGACGAAGTGGATTACCAGCTTACACCCAAAGGCCAGCCTGAAACGGGCGGCGCGGTGTCTAGGAAGAGTATTGCGGATTTTGTGTGCAGGGTTTTTGACAAGCCTGAATTGTGGGTTGGCGAGAATTTGAATATTAGTAAGGTGTGA
- a CDS encoding LysR family transcriptional regulator: MPQNLDDLRVFLRIADTGSFTAAAAQLGVSQSALSYTVRQLEERLKIKLLERTTRSVSTTAAGEALRQQITPLLAELDAKIENLNQFRDKLDGSLKITGNAHAIAVALWDKFVRFMREYPDIRLELDSSNRFTDIVAERFDAGIRPGQFVEKDMIALRVSPDMQMALVAHADLAADIALPQTPADLAALPCIAMRLPTLGNTLAWEFADPQSGKTVKIQPEGQFVCNQNALVKQAVQAGLGVAWLPRDMAAAELERGEWTELLPDWAIRYEGYYLYYPSRRADSAVFRALAGVLAE, translated from the coding sequence ATGCCGCAAAATCTGGACGACTTGCGCGTATTCTTACGCATTGCCGACACGGGCAGTTTTACCGCCGCCGCCGCGCAGCTCGGCGTGTCGCAGTCGGCACTCAGCTACACCGTGCGCCAGTTGGAAGAACGTTTGAAAATCAAGCTGTTGGAGCGCACCACCCGCAGCGTTTCCACCACGGCGGCAGGCGAGGCGCTGCGCCAGCAGATTACGCCTTTGCTTGCCGAGTTGGACGCGAAAATTGAAAACTTGAACCAGTTCCGCGACAAGCTGGACGGCAGCCTGAAAATCACCGGCAACGCCCACGCCATCGCCGTTGCGCTGTGGGACAAATTCGTCCGCTTTATGCGCGAATACCCCGATATTCGGCTGGAACTGGACAGCAGCAACCGCTTCACCGACATCGTTGCCGAACGCTTTGACGCAGGCATCCGCCCCGGGCAGTTTGTGGAAAAAGACATGATTGCGCTGCGCGTGTCGCCCGATATGCAGATGGCGCTGGTGGCGCACGCCGATTTGGCGGCGGACATCGCCCTGCCGCAAACGCCTGCCGACCTTGCCGCGCTGCCCTGCATCGCCATGCGCCTGCCCACGCTCGGCAACACGCTGGCATGGGAATTTGCCGACCCTCAAAGCGGCAAAACCGTGAAAATCCAGCCCGAAGGGCAGTTTGTCTGCAATCAAAACGCGCTTGTCAAACAAGCGGTTCAGGCGGGTTTAGGCGTGGCGTGGCTGCCGCGCGACATGGCGGCGGCGGAGCTGGAACGCGGCGAATGGACGGAACTGCTGCCCGACTGGGCGATACGCTACGAGGGCTATTATCTGTATTACCCGAGCCGACGGGCGGATTCGGCGGTGTTCCGCGCGTTGGCGGGGGTGTTGGCGGAGTGA
- a CDS encoding methyltransferase family protein, whose translation MKLKIPPVVIMLLCGVLMYFVSVIFPMPLPTLPWLAAVFFIIGLAVIGAGVLAFRRHRTTVNPHTPDKSRLIVADGIYRFSRNPMYLGMALILAAWALWLSQAAVWLGVAVFVMLITRLQIRPEEQILSEHFGEAYRQYCRQTRRWL comes from the coding sequence ATGAAACTGAAAATCCCGCCTGTGGTCATCATGCTGCTTTGCGGCGTATTGATGTATTTTGTGTCCGTCATTTTCCCCATGCCCCTGCCAACGCTGCCATGGCTTGCCGCCGTTTTTTTCATAATAGGGCTTGCCGTCATCGGTGCGGGCGTACTGGCATTTCGCCGCCACCGCACCACCGTCAATCCGCACACGCCCGACAAAAGCCGCCTGATTGTTGCAGACGGCATTTACCGCTTCAGCCGCAATCCGATGTATCTGGGCATGGCGCTTATCCTAGCCGCATGGGCGTTGTGGCTGTCGCAAGCGGCGGTGTGGCTTGGTGTGGCGGTTTTTGTCATGCTGATTACCCGCCTGCAAATCCGCCCTGAAGAACAAATCCTGAGCGAACACTTCGGTGAAGCCTACCGCCAATACTGCCGCCAAACCCGCCGCTGGCTGTAA
- a CDS encoding TetR/AcrR family transcriptional regulator — protein sequence MNDKTDLRVVKTHNAIRSAFIELLQAGEYEQIAVQDIIDKALVNRNTFYKYYSGKSDLAGKMIADFKAEYAGWIAARLAGEDVQALIAHAAPLLFEKRRLLLALWKIDTKRHHLYADMHTMIGQAFIVQAQKTDSGKDWAFQTELFATLVLAAMRYHFERDLPLPMAKMPKILREMVDVMGV from the coding sequence ATGAACGACAAAACCGACTTGCGGGTAGTGAAAACGCATAACGCCATCCGCTCCGCCTTTATCGAGCTGTTGCAGGCGGGGGAATACGAGCAAATCGCCGTGCAGGACATCATCGACAAAGCACTCGTCAACCGCAACACCTTTTATAAATATTACAGCGGCAAAAGCGATTTGGCGGGCAAGATGATTGCCGATTTCAAGGCGGAATACGCGGGCTGGATTGCCGCACGGCTGGCGGGCGAAGACGTGCAGGCACTGATTGCCCACGCCGCCCCGCTGTTGTTTGAAAAACGCCGCCTGCTGCTTGCCCTGTGGAAAATCGACACCAAACGCCACCACTTATACGCCGATATGCACACCATGATCGGGCAGGCGTTTATAGTGCAGGCACAAAAAACCGACAGCGGCAAAGACTGGGCGTTTCAAACCGAACTGTTTGCCACGCTGGTGCTTGCCGCCATGCGTTACCACTTCGAGCGGGACTTGCCGCTGCCGATGGCGAAAATGCCGAAAATCTTGCGGGAAATGGTGGACGTGATGGGGGTTTGA
- a CDS encoding FAD-dependent monooxygenase, translated as MNTQKRALIVGLGISGMAAAVSLHKQGWQIVIIERAKARRTGGYFIGVHTAGREAAEALGIWQNVHQRTPTVSSNWEILQDGSRMRVAGFADALTRPATLLRGDVENGLWQTLSTLDGVDVRFDSMPVSLQNQDNSVLCRLKTAGVESDEMFDLVIGADGMRSSVRKLAFGDDSRFLKPLGAIICAFQLKKTPEHFRFKDGVIVTEPKRSLFVFPLEDCLPTALFSYACTDTDSQFAAPPLQTLRQAFDGMPNGEIIDEMLDELANADNFLFDSVNQVKMESWINGRIVLLGDAAWCLTLYSGLGATAGIKGAYELGQALGRHADIDNALAQWQKPYARGLSAGKNWSRLNAICSCRKAPLVPSSAA; from the coding sequence ATGAACACACAAAAACGCGCACTGATTGTCGGCTTGGGCATTTCCGGCATGGCGGCGGCGGTATCGCTGCACAAACAGGGCTGGCAGATTGTCATCATCGAGCGGGCAAAGGCACGCCGCACCGGCGGTTATTTTATCGGCGTTCACACAGCGGGGCGCGAAGCCGCCGAAGCCTTGGGCATTTGGCAAAACGTCCATCAGCGCACGCCGACGGTCAGCTCAAATTGGGAAATTCTGCAAGACGGCAGCCGTATGCGGGTGGCGGGTTTTGCCGATGCGCTGACCCGTCCTGCAACGCTTTTGCGTGGCGATGTGGAAAACGGCTTGTGGCAGACCTTAAGCACCTTGGACGGCGTGGACGTGCGTTTTGACAGCATGCCTGTTTCTTTGCAAAATCAAGACAATAGCGTGTTATGCCGTCTGAAAACCGCAGGCGTAGAAAGCGATGAAATGTTTGATTTGGTCATCGGTGCGGACGGTATGCGGTCGAGCGTGCGTAAGCTGGCGTTTGGCGACGACAGCCGCTTTTTAAAGCCGCTGGGTGCGATAATTTGTGCTTTTCAGCTGAAAAAAACGCCCGAACATTTCCGCTTCAAAGACGGCGTGATTGTTACCGAACCCAAGCGTTCGCTGTTTGTGTTTCCGCTGGAAGACTGCCTGCCGACCGCCCTGTTCAGCTACGCCTGCACCGACACCGACAGCCAATTTGCCGCCCCGCCGCTACAAACGCTGCGCCAAGCCTTTGACGGTATGCCCAACGGCGAAATCATCGATGAAATGCTGGACGAACTGGCGAACGCCGACAATTTCCTCTTTGACTCGGTCAATCAGGTCAAAATGGAAAGCTGGATTAACGGGCGGATTGTGCTGCTCGGCGATGCGGCGTGGTGCTTGACGCTCTACTCTGGCTTGGGCGCAACGGCAGGCATCAAAGGCGCGTACGAGCTGGGGCAGGCACTGGGCAGACACGCCGATATTGATAACGCCTTGGCACAATGGCAAAAGCCCTACGCCCGTGGGTTGTCCGCCGGCAAAAACTGGTCGCGCTTAAACGCTATCTGTTCCTGCCGAAAAGCACCTTTAGTGCCATCGTCCGCCGCGTGA
- a CDS encoding type I restriction endonuclease subunit R — MHREIDFENAVEAALLAGGYRQLDPKGYDKSTALFPQEVLAFVQASQPELWQRVVQIHGDRAADVLLDSLQKELANKGALAVLRGGFKCVGKTLRLAFFAPNSALNPEAAARYALNRLSVCRQLQTQSGAIPDVVLVLNGLPIATMELKNPLTGQTVADAVAQYRSRKVQGEPLFAFKQRALVHFAVDTEAVMMATRLAGADTFFLPFNKGFDFGAGNPPADHGVRTAYLWQEVLARDSLMDIVHRFMHLQTEERTVQTKSGVKRVVKETMIFPRYHQLDAVRSLVAHAKAHGSGHNYLIQHSAGSGKSNSIAWLAHRLANLHDDRQEKIFHSVIVITDRRVLDRQLQDTVYQFEHKSGVVEKIDKDTQQLSQALAGGTPIIISTIQKFPFISQALQTLQKQGRQVEIDTRGKRFAVIVDEAHSSQSGETAMELRKILNGDGIAAAVAAQFLDGEGDADLSDDAQKALLTEQLKRGRQENLSFFAFTATPKHKTLFLFDEAGKDGKAPFHHYSMRQAIEEGFIHDVLAHYTCYKRYYKLVQQGSEDPDLPRRKAAKALARFVSFHDYEIRQKVEVIVEHFRTHSRHKIGGRAKAMIVTNSREHAVRYKLGLDKYLQEKGYSDIKSLVAFSGEITLKEYGDQRFTETGMNGGIKESELPQAFDDNDDYRLLLVAEKYQTGFDQPLLHSMYVDKRLSGIAAVQTLSRLNRTAAGKSDTFVLDFVNEEDEIYAAFKPYYEYTPAEDAPDPQQLNNLAHALKEKRLLDQEEINAWCEIWFAAREPSGAAHQKMNALLDKAVLRFTDLAEEEQEHAKGQMVSFRNLYAFLAQILPYQDSEWEKLYSYLRFLLPKLPHGSDTRRVQIDDDVALEYYRLEKISDGSIGLKEGEAQPLRGATAVGTGKPDEEVPLSSLVEKLNERFGTAFTQADQLFFDQIRETAAGNEQLVQAAQANNESNFAAVFKRQLEGLFIERMEGNEEIFTRLMDDQAFHRMAADYLAGEVYRRIRSDAGL; from the coding sequence ATGCACCGTGAGATTGATTTTGAAAATGCCGTGGAAGCCGCCCTGCTGGCAGGGGGTTATCGGCAGTTAGACCCCAAGGGTTACGACAAAAGCACCGCACTTTTTCCGCAAGAGGTTTTGGCGTTTGTGCAGGCAAGCCAGCCTGAGCTGTGGCAGCGGGTGGTGCAGATTCACGGCGATCGTGCCGCCGATGTGCTGCTCGACAGTTTGCAAAAAGAATTGGCAAATAAAGGGGCGCTGGCGGTGCTGCGCGGCGGTTTTAAGTGCGTGGGCAAGACGCTGCGTTTGGCGTTTTTTGCCCCCAATAGTGCGCTTAATCCCGAGGCGGCGGCGCGTTATGCCTTAAACCGCCTGTCGGTGTGCCGCCAGCTTCAGACGCAAAGCGGTGCGATTCCCGATGTGGTGCTGGTGTTGAACGGGCTGCCGATTGCCACTATGGAGCTGAAAAATCCGCTTACAGGGCAAACGGTGGCGGACGCGGTGGCGCAATACCGCAGCCGCAAGGTTCAGGGCGAGCCGCTTTTTGCCTTCAAGCAGCGGGCCTTGGTGCATTTTGCCGTGGATACGGAAGCGGTGATGATGGCGACCAGGCTTGCGGGGGCGGATACCTTCTTTTTGCCGTTTAACAAGGGCTTTGACTTTGGTGCGGGCAATCCGCCTGCGGATCACGGGGTGCGTACCGCCTATTTGTGGCAGGAGGTGCTGGCAAGAGACAGCCTGATGGATATTGTCCACCGCTTTATGCATTTGCAGACGGAAGAAAGAACCGTCCAGACCAAAAGCGGCGTAAAACGGGTTGTCAAGGAAACGATGATTTTCCCGCGCTATCACCAGCTTGATGCGGTGCGTTCGCTGGTTGCCCACGCCAAGGCGCACGGCAGCGGCCATAATTATTTGATTCAGCATTCGGCGGGTTCGGGCAAGTCCAATTCGATTGCCTGGCTGGCGCACCGCTTGGCGAATCTGCATGACGACAGGCAGGAGAAGATTTTTCATTCGGTAATTGTGATTACCGATAGGCGCGTGCTGGACAGGCAGTTGCAAGACACGGTGTACCAGTTTGAGCATAAAAGCGGGGTGGTGGAAAAGATTGATAAAGACACGCAGCAGTTAAGCCAAGCGCTTGCGGGCGGCACGCCGATTATCATCAGCACCATTCAGAAATTTCCCTTTATCAGCCAGGCACTGCAAACGCTGCAAAAGCAGGGGCGGCAGGTGGAGATTGATACGCGCGGCAAGCGTTTTGCGGTGATTGTCGATGAGGCGCACAGCTCGCAAAGCGGCGAAACGGCGATGGAGCTGCGCAAGATTTTGAACGGCGACGGTATTGCGGCGGCGGTAGCGGCGCAGTTTTTGGACGGCGAAGGCGATGCGGATTTGAGCGATGATGCACAAAAAGCATTGCTTACCGAGCAGCTCAAGCGCGGTCGGCAGGAGAATTTGAGCTTTTTCGCCTTTACCGCCACGCCCAAGCACAAGACGCTGTTTTTGTTTGACGAAGCGGGCAAGGACGGCAAAGCGCCGTTTCATCATTACAGTATGCGTCAGGCGATTGAAGAGGGCTTTATTCATGATGTGCTGGCGCACTACACCTGCTACAAGCGTTATTACAAACTGGTGCAGCAAGGCAGCGAAGACCCTGATTTGCCACGCCGCAAGGCGGCAAAAGCGCTGGCACGCTTTGTCAGCTTTCATGATTATGAAATCCGCCAGAAGGTAGAAGTGATTGTCGAGCATTTCCGCACGCACAGCCGCCACAAAATCGGCGGACGCGCCAAGGCGATGATTGTTACCAATTCGCGTGAACACGCGGTGCGCTACAAGCTGGGGCTGGACAAGTATTTGCAGGAAAAAGGCTACAGCGACATCAAATCGCTGGTGGCGTTTTCCGGCGAAATCACCTTGAAAGAATATGGCGACCAGCGTTTTACCGAAACGGGCATGAACGGCGGCATTAAAGAAAGCGAGCTGCCGCAGGCGTTTGACGACAATGATGATTACCGCCTGCTGCTGGTGGCGGAAAAATACCAAACGGGCTTTGACCAGCCGCTGTTGCACAGCATGTATGTGGACAAACGTTTGTCGGGCATTGCCGCCGTGCAGACGCTTTCCCGCTTAAACCGCACCGCAGCGGGCAAAAGCGATACTTTCGTGCTGGATTTCGTCAATGAAGAGGACGAGATTTACGCCGCCTTCAAGCCCTATTACGAATACACCCCCGCCGAAGACGCACCCGATCCGCAGCAGCTCAACAACCTTGCCCACGCACTCAAAGAAAAACGCCTGCTGGATCAAGAAGAAATCAACGCATGGTGCGAAATCTGGTTTGCCGCCCGCGAGCCGAGCGGCGCGGCGCACCAAAAAATGAATGCGCTGCTTGATAAGGCGGTGCTGCGTTTTACCGATCTTGCCGAAGAAGAGCAGGAGCACGCCAAAGGGCAGATGGTGTCGTTTCGCAATCTTTACGCCTTTTTGGCGCAAATCCTGCCCTATCAGGACAGCGAATGGGAAAAGCTCTACAGCTATCTGCGTTTTTTGTTGCCCAAACTGCCGCACGGCAGCGATACGCGGCGGGTGCAGATTGATGACGATGTGGCGCTTGAATATTACCGCTTGGAAAAAATCAGCGACGGCAGTATCGGCTTAAAAGAGGGCGAAGCGCAGCCGTTACGCGGTGCAACGGCGGTAGGTACGGGCAAGCCTGATGAAGAAGTGCCGCTCTCTTCGCTGGTGGAAAAACTCAACGAACGCTTCGGCACGGCATTCACCCAAGCCGACCAGCTCTTTTTCGACCAAATCCGCGAAACCGCCGCCGGCAACGAACAGCTTGTGCAGGCGGCGCAGGCCAATAACGAAAGCAACTTTGCCGCCGTTTTCAAAAGGCAGCTTGAAGGCCTGTTTATCGAACGCATGGAAGGCAACGAAGAAATCTTCACCCGCCTGATGGACGACCAGGCTTTTCACCGCATGGCGGCGGATTATCTGGCAGGCGAAGTGTATCGGCGTATTCGCAGCGATGCGGGGCTGTGA